The candidate division KSB1 bacterium genome window below encodes:
- a CDS encoding methionine adenosyltransferase, which translates to MSNNRLFTSESVTEGHPDKIADQISDAVLDAVYKEDPNGRVACETFVTTGMALVGGEISTDCYVDIPTLVRKVIQDIGYTDAAYGFDYLTCSVLTTIDQQSPDIALGVDKEGAGDQGMMFGFAIDETKELMPLPIQLAHRLIERLDTVRKSGELPYLRPDGKSQVTIQYEDGKPAYVHTVVISTQHDPDVTNEKLHHDVITNVIDPVLPKNLYDPDKVKFHINPTGRFVIGGPQGDAGLTGRKIIVDTYGGYARHGGGAFSGKDPSKVDRSAAYAARWVAKNVVAAGLANSCEVQLAYAIGVAEPVSVSVNTFGSGIMPDEQIVNRIQQIFDLTPHGIIEALDLRKPIYRKTASYGHFGRNEDGFTWELTNRVEELKR; encoded by the coding sequence ATGAGCAACAATAGATTATTTACTTCAGAATCTGTAACTGAAGGCCACCCTGATAAAATTGCAGACCAGATTTCCGATGCTGTTTTGGACGCGGTTTACAAAGAAGATCCCAATGGGCGTGTTGCATGTGAAACATTTGTCACAACCGGTATGGCCCTGGTAGGAGGTGAAATTTCAACTGACTGTTATGTCGACATTCCAACTTTGGTCCGTAAAGTGATTCAGGACATTGGCTACACTGACGCCGCGTACGGTTTTGATTATCTCACCTGTTCAGTGTTAACAACGATCGATCAACAATCTCCCGATATTGCATTGGGAGTGGATAAAGAAGGAGCCGGGGACCAGGGAATGATGTTCGGTTTCGCAATCGATGAGACCAAAGAACTGATGCCATTACCCATCCAATTAGCACACAGGTTGATAGAGCGCCTGGATACTGTCCGAAAATCCGGTGAGTTGCCTTACCTTCGCCCGGATGGAAAATCGCAGGTGACCATTCAATACGAAGACGGCAAGCCGGCATATGTTCATACTGTAGTCATTTCAACGCAACATGATCCGGATGTTACCAATGAAAAACTTCACCACGATGTGATCACTAATGTCATCGATCCCGTATTGCCAAAAAATCTATACGATCCCGATAAAGTTAAATTCCATATCAATCCTACCGGAAGGTTCGTGATAGGCGGACCCCAGGGCGATGCCGGTTTAACCGGTAGAAAGATTATTGTTGATACTTATGGCGGTTATGCTCGCCATGGCGGCGGAGCATTTTCCGGAAAGGATCCGTCCAAAGTTGATCGATCGGCGGCATATGCCGCAAGATGGGTAGCAAAAAATGTAGTGGCAGCCGGATTAGCAAACTCCTGTGAAGTTCAATTAGCTTATGCAATTGGTGTTGCAGAACCAGTTTCCGTTTCCGTAAACACATTTGGTAGCGGCATCATGCCAGACGAACAAATTGTAAATAGAATTCAACAAATATTTGATTTAACCCCGCATGGAATCATTGAGGCTTTGGATTTAAGAAAGCCCATTTATAGGAAAACGGCATCCTATGGTCATTTTGGCAGAAATGAGGATGGTTTTACCTGGGAGTTAACCAACCGAGTAGAAGAATTAAAAAGATAA